Proteins found in one Herbiconiux sp. A18JL235 genomic segment:
- a CDS encoding substrate-binding domain-containing protein: protein MHSPQRTRFAKGAAALAAASSLALLAGCTSAPAEGGGSTGASGEDGKFVIGFEQPLGGQAWREMGLASLQALAATPEYADKVELKIVRTNDNDAAQQNAAMQNLIADGVDLILFDPASSSGADAAITQATAQGIPVIANGGPYDSEDVYIVSTDWANAGTIGADWLLENLGDNKNIAVLEGLAGVPLNEGSMPGVITTLEDGGAKVVAQDTNGWNEATAQEAMSNILRSNPDIGGVYSFLTGGQGVPEAFKAAGLPFVPVVGGSGYNGEACTLADNAAAGLKGNMVFGQPAIYAKGLEQAVKLLEGEEIEKEQYYEPLQITEENAADYCIADKPNNFQLGYDFPGLDLTLDEVLAFYSGS, encoded by the coding sequence ATGCACAGTCCACAGCGCACCCGATTCGCGAAGGGCGCGGCGGCCCTCGCCGCCGCCTCCTCGCTCGCTCTTCTCGCCGGGTGCACCAGCGCGCCCGCCGAGGGCGGAGGCTCCACCGGAGCATCCGGTGAAGACGGCAAGTTCGTCATCGGCTTCGAGCAGCCCCTGGGCGGCCAGGCCTGGCGCGAGATGGGCCTCGCGTCCCTGCAGGCCCTGGCCGCCACCCCCGAGTACGCCGACAAGGTCGAGCTCAAGATCGTGCGCACCAACGACAACGACGCCGCCCAGCAGAACGCGGCGATGCAGAACCTCATCGCCGACGGTGTCGACCTCATCCTGTTCGACCCCGCCTCCTCCTCCGGCGCCGACGCGGCCATCACCCAGGCCACCGCGCAGGGCATCCCGGTGATCGCCAACGGCGGCCCCTACGACTCCGAAGACGTCTACATCGTCTCCACCGACTGGGCGAACGCCGGCACCATCGGTGCCGACTGGCTGCTCGAGAACCTCGGCGACAACAAGAACATCGCGGTGCTCGAGGGCCTCGCGGGCGTGCCGCTGAACGAGGGCTCGATGCCCGGCGTCATCACCACGCTCGAAGACGGCGGCGCGAAGGTCGTCGCTCAAGACACCAACGGCTGGAACGAGGCGACCGCGCAGGAGGCCATGTCGAACATCCTGCGTTCCAACCCCGACATCGGCGGCGTGTACTCCTTCCTCACCGGCGGCCAGGGCGTGCCCGAGGCCTTCAAGGCCGCAGGGCTCCCCTTCGTGCCCGTCGTCGGCGGCTCCGGCTACAACGGCGAGGCGTGCACCCTCGCCGACAACGCCGCGGCGGGCCTCAAGGGCAACATGGTGTTCGGTCAGCCCGCCATCTACGCCAAGGGTCTCGAGCAGGCCGTGAAGCTGCTCGAGGGCGAGGAGATCGAGAAGGAGCAGTACTACGAGCCGCTCCAAATCACCGAGGAGAACGCCGCCGACTACTGCATCGCCGACAAGCCGAACAACTTCCAGCTCGGTTACGACTTCCCCGGCCTCGACCTCACGCTCGACGAGGTTCTCGCCTTCTACTCCGGCTCCTAG
- a CDS encoding Gfo/Idh/MocA family protein, which produces MTTSTTARPELRPDVDIRTRSHRIGCIGAGAIMADQHLAAYQLAGFPVVAIASRTEANARAVAERYGIPTVHGTPSELIADPEVEIVDIAFPPDQQPALIREALAQPHVKAVLAQKPLALDLDEALALRDEAAAAGKILSVNQNMRYDQSIRVLKQLLDSGALGEPVFAQIDMHAVPHWQGFLEGYDRLTLANMSVHHLDALRYLFGDPSEITTVVREDPRTTFEHEDGIVVSTLRFPGDVLALSVEDVWGGPREEGYDDDFFIRWRVEGTAGVANGTIGWPTGEPSSIRYASRTHTDGEWVSPSWDTHWFPHAFIGVMEQVQHAVETGGAPELSVADNVKTMALIEAGYRSIAEKRPVQLSEFAL; this is translated from the coding sequence GTGACCACCTCGACAACAGCCCGGCCCGAGCTGCGGCCCGACGTCGACATCCGCACCCGGAGCCACCGCATCGGGTGCATCGGCGCCGGCGCCATCATGGCCGACCAGCACCTGGCCGCGTATCAGCTGGCCGGGTTTCCCGTCGTGGCCATCGCGTCGCGCACCGAGGCCAACGCCCGCGCGGTCGCCGAGCGCTACGGCATCCCGACCGTGCACGGCACGCCCTCGGAGCTCATCGCCGACCCCGAGGTCGAGATCGTCGACATCGCCTTCCCGCCCGACCAGCAGCCCGCGCTCATCCGCGAGGCGCTGGCGCAGCCGCACGTCAAGGCCGTGCTCGCGCAGAAGCCGCTCGCGCTCGACCTCGACGAGGCGCTCGCGCTCCGCGACGAGGCCGCGGCGGCCGGCAAGATCCTCTCGGTCAACCAGAACATGCGCTACGACCAGTCGATCCGCGTGCTCAAGCAACTGCTCGACTCGGGCGCGCTCGGCGAACCGGTGTTCGCGCAGATCGACATGCACGCGGTGCCGCACTGGCAGGGATTCCTCGAGGGGTACGACCGGCTGACGCTCGCGAACATGAGCGTGCACCACCTCGACGCACTGCGCTACCTGTTCGGCGACCCGAGCGAGATCACCACGGTGGTGCGTGAAGACCCGCGCACCACGTTCGAACACGAAGACGGCATCGTCGTCTCCACTCTCCGTTTCCCCGGTGACGTGTTGGCGCTGAGCGTCGAAGACGTCTGGGGCGGCCCGCGCGAAGAGGGCTACGACGACGACTTCTTCATCAGGTGGCGCGTCGAGGGCACAGCGGGGGTGGCCAACGGCACCATCGGCTGGCCCACCGGCGAGCCGTCGAGCATCCGCTACGCCTCGCGCACCCACACCGACGGCGAGTGGGTCTCGCCGAGCTGGGACACCCACTGGTTCCCGCACGCCTTCATCGGCGTGATGGAGCAGGTGCAGCACGCCGTCGAGACGGGTGGTGCCCCGGAGTTGAGCGTCGCCGACAACGTGAAGACGATGGCGCTGATCGAGGCGGGCTACCGCTCGATCGCCGAGAAGCGTCCGGTGCAGCTCTCCGAGTTCGCCCTCTAG
- a CDS encoding sugar phosphate isomerase/epimerase family protein → MIQLGIFTAYYPYDLKTTAEKIRAHGFNTVQLDLHFKDLDLSAGQITKEKAKLVSDTFRDHDLPISAISGYTNIVHPDPEHRKANVEYLKEIIRNARNFGSKYVISESGTFNPESEWDHDPHNRSEDAYEQVRTVLAELAQEAYDHGATFLLETYVNNVIGSVRETARVFNDIRTPGLELLMDPTNYFDASNIDDQAGVLNEVFDVLGDRVRIAHAKDVKRAGDDKSEKHADIGDDDALASHTFRGVGEIELPAAGLGSLDYELYLQRLSEQNPNVPLIIEHLDESDIPRAKQFVTDILKKYTI, encoded by the coding sequence ATGATCCAGCTGGGCATCTTCACCGCCTACTACCCCTACGACCTCAAGACCACCGCCGAGAAGATCCGCGCGCACGGCTTCAACACCGTGCAGCTCGACCTCCACTTCAAAGACCTCGACCTGAGCGCCGGCCAGATCACCAAGGAGAAGGCGAAGCTCGTCAGCGACACCTTCCGCGACCACGACCTGCCCATCTCGGCCATCTCGGGCTACACGAACATCGTCCACCCCGACCCCGAGCACCGGAAGGCGAACGTCGAGTACCTCAAGGAGATCATCCGCAACGCCCGCAACTTCGGCTCGAAGTACGTCATCTCGGAGTCGGGCACCTTCAACCCCGAGAGCGAGTGGGACCACGACCCGCACAACCGCTCCGAAGACGCCTACGAGCAGGTGCGCACCGTGCTCGCCGAGCTGGCGCAGGAGGCCTACGACCACGGCGCGACGTTCCTCCTCGAGACCTACGTGAACAACGTCATCGGCTCGGTGCGCGAGACCGCGCGCGTGTTCAACGACATCCGCACCCCCGGCCTCGAGCTGCTGATGGACCCGACGAACTACTTCGACGCCTCCAACATCGACGACCAGGCCGGTGTGCTCAACGAGGTGTTCGACGTGCTCGGCGACCGTGTGCGCATCGCCCACGCCAAGGACGTCAAGCGCGCGGGCGACGACAAGAGCGAGAAGCACGCCGACATCGGCGACGACGACGCGCTGGCCTCGCACACCTTCCGCGGCGTCGGCGAGATCGAGCTGCCGGCCGCCGGCCTCGGCTCCCTCGACTACGAGCTGTACCTGCAGCGCCTCAGCGAGCAGAACCCCAACGTGCCGCTCATCATCGAGCACCTCGACGAGTCGGACATCCCGCGGGCCAAGCAGTTCGTCACGGATATCCTCAAGAAGTACACGATCTAG
- a CDS encoding SDR family NAD(P)-dependent oxidoreductase, translating into MHQKVAIITGAGGALGRATALRLGADGFAVGVLGRPSDDLAETAAQLEGAGVPVRMLQADLRDASAIESAITGTEAEFGPVEALVNNAAIYPSTPFLEIPLSEYDDVVTVNQRGYFYAAQVAARGMVARRSGAIVNVGSITWNGGWSNLASYVSTKGAAVALTRALARELGEFGVRVNAVSPGAFPTKAEEIQGDAAEYSAHVIEHQALKRRGTDAELAAVVSFLVGPDSSFVTGQTINVDGGWVMK; encoded by the coding sequence GTGCATCAGAAGGTGGCGATCATCACGGGCGCGGGCGGCGCGCTCGGCCGGGCGACGGCTCTGCGGCTGGGGGCCGACGGCTTCGCCGTGGGCGTGCTCGGCCGGCCGAGCGACGACCTCGCCGAGACGGCGGCGCAGCTGGAGGGGGCAGGGGTGCCGGTGCGGATGCTCCAGGCCGACCTCCGCGACGCCTCGGCGATCGAGTCGGCGATCACCGGAACGGAGGCCGAGTTCGGCCCCGTCGAGGCGCTCGTGAACAACGCCGCGATCTACCCGAGCACGCCCTTTCTCGAGATCCCGCTCTCCGAGTACGACGACGTCGTCACGGTGAACCAGCGCGGCTACTTCTACGCCGCCCAGGTGGCGGCGCGCGGCATGGTCGCGCGCCGCTCCGGGGCGATCGTGAACGTGGGCTCCATCACCTGGAACGGCGGCTGGTCGAACCTCGCCAGCTACGTCTCCACCAAGGGCGCCGCCGTGGCGCTCACCCGGGCCCTCGCCCGCGAGCTCGGCGAGTTCGGCGTGCGGGTGAACGCGGTGTCGCCCGGCGCCTTCCCCACGAAGGCCGAGGAGATCCAGGGCGACGCCGCCGAGTACTCGGCGCACGTCATCGAGCACCAGGCGCTGAAGCGCCGGGGAACGGATGCGGAGCTCGCCGCCGTGGTCTCCTTCCTGGTCGGCCCCGACTCGTCGTTCGTCACGGGCCAGACCATCAACGTCGACGGCGGATGGGTGATGAAATGA
- a CDS encoding aldose 1-epimerase family protein, translating into MNIFGADLSAAQLAERTGDLSAVAGIRQVVLDNGVERGVRAIDLRTSAGLELEVLVDRAFDLGSARFKGAPLGWRSGNGFRHPGLHEHNDEGGLSWLRALDGLLVSGGLDHTLFGGEVDATRYAYPPKQSVTHGLHGRLTAIPARLLEAREVPGATGTPVLRVVGEVVQATSFGEHLRLTRTIELDFDGRQIRLHDVVDNLGFEPTPHMFLYHLNIGWPFVDEGTEFVAPIARMLWESDSCAEQGISYRTLPAPIKGFVEQVREHELVAGPDGRHRVALIAADGSRGAEVAWEAAGMPHFFEWQNLRSGQYAVGLEPSTHHVSGDGAARENGSMTFLEHGESREYSTTITVLEGEAETSAVREAIRAIHGQPE; encoded by the coding sequence ATGAACATCTTCGGCGCAGACCTCAGCGCGGCGCAGCTCGCGGAACGCACCGGCGACCTCTCGGCCGTGGCGGGCATCCGTCAGGTGGTGCTCGACAACGGCGTGGAGCGCGGCGTGCGCGCCATCGACCTGCGCACCTCGGCCGGCCTCGAGCTCGAGGTGCTCGTCGACCGGGCGTTCGACCTCGGCTCGGCGCGCTTCAAGGGCGCGCCGCTCGGCTGGCGCTCGGGCAACGGCTTCCGGCACCCCGGGCTGCACGAGCACAACGACGAGGGCGGCCTCTCCTGGTTGCGCGCCCTCGACGGGCTGCTCGTGTCGGGCGGCCTCGACCACACGCTGTTCGGCGGAGAGGTCGACGCCACGCGGTACGCCTACCCGCCCAAGCAGAGCGTGACGCACGGGCTGCACGGCAGGCTCACGGCCATCCCGGCCCGGCTGCTCGAGGCGCGCGAGGTGCCGGGCGCTACGGGCACCCCCGTGCTGCGGGTGGTGGGCGAGGTCGTCCAGGCCACCTCGTTCGGCGAGCACCTGCGGCTCACCCGCACCATCGAGCTCGACTTCGACGGGCGGCAGATCCGCCTCCACGACGTGGTCGACAACCTCGGCTTCGAGCCGACGCCGCACATGTTCCTCTACCACCTCAACATCGGCTGGCCCTTCGTCGACGAGGGCACCGAGTTCGTGGCCCCGATCGCGCGCATGCTGTGGGAGAGCGACTCCTGCGCCGAGCAGGGCATCTCGTACCGCACCCTTCCCGCACCCATCAAAGGATTCGTCGAGCAGGTGCGCGAGCACGAGCTCGTGGCCGGCCCCGACGGCCGCCACCGCGTCGCGCTGATCGCGGCCGACGGGTCTCGAGGCGCCGAGGTGGCCTGGGAGGCCGCCGGCATGCCGCACTTCTTCGAGTGGCAGAACCTGCGCAGCGGCCAGTACGCCGTGGGTCTCGAGCCCTCCACCCACCACGTCTCGGGCGACGGCGCCGCGCGCGAGAACGGCTCGATGACCTTCCTCGAGCACGGCGAGAGCCGTGAGTACTCGACCACCATCACGGTGCTCGAGGGCGAGGCCGAGACCTCGGCCGTGCGCGAGGCCATCCGCGCCATCCACGGTCAGCCCGAGTAA
- a CDS encoding CaiB/BaiF CoA transferase family protein, with amino-acid sequence MTDTGTGAYTAASEASASAESAPEVLSGIRVLDCSIAMAGPFAAQRLGDLGADVIKVEPPTGEWQRHAAAGGATGNRINVSFLSLNRNKRSIGVDLKSAEGKEILYELVKSADVFLQNYRPGVAGRLGVDYETLRQINPSLVYVSISGYGEDGPYRNRPGQDLLLQAMSGAMLSAGSAGNPPTPAGQYLVDAVTASTAFEGVLAALFHRERTGEGQLVTVNMLDAITTLQMQELSVFTVGGVGQHRSEQPHAHVYIRAPYGTFSTADGYLALAMPDLHTLGEVIGEPSFLGMDTETDSWAHRDEIYRKTAERLTTRTTAEWMEALGAVGIWAGPVYGYQDLVDDEQIKHNGTFIEYEHPTEGLVKTPGFPYKLSATPARIDRGAPLTGEHTREILVELGYDPARVDELAAAGAVAVPADEPAPEPAGERA; translated from the coding sequence ATGACTGACACCGGCACGGGTGCCTACACCGCTGCATCCGAAGCATCTGCATCCGCAGAGTCCGCCCCCGAGGTGCTCTCGGGCATCCGGGTGCTGGACTGCTCCATCGCCATGGCGGGCCCCTTCGCGGCCCAGCGCCTCGGCGACCTCGGCGCCGACGTCATCAAGGTCGAGCCGCCCACCGGCGAGTGGCAGCGGCACGCGGCGGCGGGAGGCGCGACGGGCAACCGCATCAACGTCTCCTTCCTCTCGCTCAACCGGAACAAGCGCTCCATCGGCGTCGACCTCAAGTCGGCCGAGGGCAAGGAGATCCTCTACGAGCTGGTGAAGTCGGCCGACGTCTTCCTGCAGAACTACCGGCCCGGGGTCGCCGGCCGTCTCGGCGTCGACTACGAGACGCTGCGCCAGATCAACCCGTCGCTCGTCTACGTCTCGATCTCGGGCTACGGCGAAGACGGCCCCTACCGCAACCGGCCGGGGCAAGACCTGCTGCTGCAGGCGATGAGCGGGGCGATGCTCTCGGCCGGTTCGGCGGGCAACCCGCCCACCCCGGCGGGCCAGTACCTCGTCGACGCCGTCACCGCCTCCACCGCGTTCGAGGGCGTGCTCGCCGCGCTCTTCCACCGTGAGCGCACCGGAGAGGGTCAGCTCGTCACGGTGAACATGCTCGACGCCATCACCACCCTGCAGATGCAGGAGCTCTCGGTCTTCACCGTGGGCGGGGTGGGGCAGCACCGCAGCGAGCAGCCGCACGCGCACGTCTACATCCGCGCCCCCTACGGCACCTTCTCCACGGCCGACGGGTACCTCGCCCTCGCCATGCCCGACCTGCACACGCTCGGCGAGGTGATCGGCGAGCCGAGCTTCCTCGGCATGGACACCGAGACCGACAGCTGGGCCCATCGCGACGAGATCTACCGCAAGACCGCAGAGCGCCTCACCACGCGCACCACGGCGGAATGGATGGAGGCCCTCGGCGCCGTGGGCATCTGGGCGGGGCCCGTGTACGGCTATCAAGACCTCGTCGACGACGAGCAGATCAAGCACAACGGCACCTTCATCGAGTACGAGCACCCCACCGAGGGGCTCGTCAAGACGCCCGGATTCCCGTACAAGCTCTCGGCGACGCCCGCGCGCATCGACCGCGGGGCGCCGCTCACGGGGGAGCACACGCGGGAGATCCTGGTCGAGCTCGGCTACGACCCCGCGCGGGTCGACGAGCTCGCCGCCGCGGGCGCGGTGGCGGTGCCGGCCGACGAGCCGGCGCCCGAACCTGCCGGGGAGCGTGCGTGA
- a CDS encoding enoyl-CoA hydratase/isomerase family protein — MSEVIPELGTEEITAELDEQVLVVTLNRPQKLNSVTQEMSDALVVLAEWANDSDAVRVVVLTGAGERSFCAGSDIRQLDKYATPWDFRNRTDYCDALRELRKPVIAAVNGYAFGGGLETAMTCDIRIASTTASFAAPEIKLGWIGGGGMSTFLGHSIGASNAALMLLTGDPIDAQRALGWGLVSELTEPADLVPRAIELARVIASRPPIAAETAKANLRAAYNLPQDAAIAYERDLQTVTFATDDAAEGRAAFAEKRPGVFRRR; from the coding sequence ATGAGCGAGGTCATTCCCGAGCTCGGCACCGAGGAGATCACCGCCGAGCTCGACGAGCAGGTGCTCGTCGTCACCCTCAACCGGCCGCAGAAGCTCAACTCGGTGACCCAGGAGATGTCGGATGCGCTGGTCGTGCTCGCCGAGTGGGCGAACGACAGCGACGCGGTGCGGGTCGTCGTGCTCACGGGGGCGGGGGAGCGGTCGTTCTGTGCGGGCTCCGACATCCGTCAGCTCGACAAGTACGCCACCCCGTGGGACTTCAGGAACCGCACCGACTACTGCGACGCCCTGCGCGAGCTGCGCAAGCCCGTCATCGCCGCGGTGAACGGGTATGCGTTCGGTGGGGGGCTCGAGACGGCGATGACGTGCGACATCCGCATCGCGTCGACCACCGCCTCGTTCGCGGCGCCCGAGATCAAGCTCGGGTGGATCGGCGGCGGCGGCATGAGCACCTTCCTCGGCCACTCCATCGGGGCGAGCAACGCGGCGCTCATGCTGCTCACCGGCGACCCGATCGACGCACAGCGGGCGCTCGGCTGGGGGCTCGTGTCGGAGCTCACCGAGCCCGCCGACCTCGTGCCCCGGGCGATCGAGCTGGCCCGGGTCATCGCCTCGCGACCGCCCATCGCCGCCGAGACCGCGAAGGCCAACCTGCGCGCGGCCTACAACCTGCCCCAGGATGCGGCGATCGCCTACGAGCGCGACCTGCAGACGGTGACCTTCGCCACCGACGACGCCGCCGAGGGCCGCGCGGCCTTCGCCGAGAAGCGCCCCGGCGTGTTCAGGCGCCGCTGA
- a CDS encoding fumarylacetoacetate hydrolase family protein translates to MSTLETTPAAWAGTAEQALPADRYAGALVGRAWIPEVEGPSPVLVTQEGVFDISASYATVAALAETADPASAAREAAAAASATRLGSFDELYANTPAEVRDPAEPWLLAPVDLQTLKAAGVTFAVSMIERVIEERVRGDIDAAARMRESILAEIGTDLSEVKPGSDAAVALKRYLVEQGLWSQYLEVGIGPDAEIFTKGPTLSAMGPAVQVGVLSTSSWNNPEPEVALLVDGSGRIVGATLGNDVNLRDVEGRSALLLPKAKDNNASCALGPLIRLFDDGFDLDAVRRMRVTLEIDAGEGGDGFHLDGSSEMAQISRDPVELVGQLVGPQHQYPDGAVLMLGTMFAPIVDRDEPDRGFTHKTGDIVRISAPELGSLVNQVEQSERCEPWHFGIGSLMANLAGRRLL, encoded by the coding sequence ATGAGCACCCTCGAGACCACTCCCGCCGCGTGGGCGGGCACCGCCGAGCAGGCTCTGCCCGCCGACCGCTACGCCGGCGCCCTCGTGGGGCGCGCGTGGATACCCGAGGTCGAGGGCCCCTCGCCGGTGCTCGTCACCCAGGAGGGCGTGTTCGACATCAGTGCGAGCTACGCGACCGTGGCGGCGCTCGCCGAGACCGCCGACCCGGCGTCGGCGGCGCGCGAGGCTGCGGCAGCAGCATCCGCCACCCGGCTCGGCTCGTTCGACGAGCTCTACGCCAACACGCCCGCCGAGGTGCGCGACCCCGCCGAGCCGTGGCTGCTCGCCCCCGTCGACCTGCAGACGCTCAAGGCCGCCGGCGTCACCTTCGCCGTCTCGATGATCGAGCGGGTGATCGAGGAGCGCGTGCGCGGCGACATCGACGCGGCGGCACGGATGCGCGAGAGCATCCTCGCCGAGATCGGCACCGACCTCAGCGAGGTCAAGCCCGGCTCCGACGCTGCGGTCGCGCTGAAGCGCTACCTCGTCGAGCAGGGCCTCTGGAGCCAGTACCTCGAGGTGGGCATCGGCCCCGACGCCGAGATCTTCACCAAGGGCCCGACGCTCTCGGCGATGGGCCCCGCCGTGCAGGTGGGAGTTCTCTCCACCTCCTCGTGGAACAACCCCGAACCCGAGGTCGCGCTCCTCGTCGACGGCTCGGGGCGCATCGTCGGCGCCACCCTCGGCAACGACGTCAACCTGCGTGACGTCGAAGGCCGCTCCGCCCTCCTGCTGCCGAAGGCCAAGGACAACAACGCCTCCTGCGCCCTCGGCCCCCTCATCCGCCTGTTCGACGACGGCTTCGACCTCGACGCGGTGCGACGGATGCGCGTGACGCTCGAGATCGACGCGGGCGAGGGCGGCGACGGCTTCCACCTCGACGGCAGCTCGGAGATGGCGCAGATCAGCCGCGACCCGGTCGAGCTCGTGGGCCAGCTCGTCGGCCCGCAGCACCAGTACCCCGACGGTGCCGTGCTCATGCTCGGCACCATGTTCGCGCCCATCGTCGACCGCGACGAGCCCGACCGCGGTTTCACCCACAAGACCGGCGACATCGTGCGGATCTCGGCACCCGAACTGGGTAGTCTGGTCAATCAGGTCGAGCAGAGCGAGAGGTGCGAGCCATGGCATTTCGGGATCGGCTCGCTGATGGCGAACCTCGCCGGGAGGCGGCTGCTGTGA
- a CDS encoding LacI family DNA-binding transcriptional regulator produces the protein MSAEGATTALALDREPDVETGEDAGAVAVTEPGATGVVAARPSRRSTNTVTLDDVARHARVSPQTVSRSIRTPELVSEFTLERVRNSIAATGYVPNLAASNLASNRSMTVAAIIPAISASVFADALHGLEEVLSPAGYQLFIGSTDYRPGHEEELVRAFLGRRPDGIFIVGTDHSPNATHLLRESKVPVVEAWDLSDDPIDSVVGFSNSESIAALVRFAVERGYRHPTFAGSFQTGDFRALARRTSFEESVRKEFPGETVRVVDSGTATVDFETGRRLLDETLRAHPETDVLMFASDVFAAGAVLECARRGISLPGDIAITGFGDFEIGRHLVPTLTTVAVPNRQIGTVAGELLLARMTHRTVDTAEIDLGYSVVARESA, from the coding sequence GTGAGCGCCGAGGGCGCGACCACCGCCCTCGCCCTGGATCGCGAGCCCGACGTCGAGACCGGGGAGGATGCGGGAGCAGTCGCCGTCACCGAACCGGGCGCGACAGGGGTGGTCGCCGCGCGCCCGTCGCGCCGCTCCACGAACACCGTGACGCTCGACGACGTCGCCCGCCACGCCCGCGTCTCGCCGCAGACCGTGTCGCGCTCCATCCGCACGCCCGAGCTCGTCTCGGAGTTCACCCTCGAGCGCGTGCGCAACTCGATCGCCGCCACCGGGTACGTGCCGAACCTCGCCGCGTCGAACCTCGCCTCCAACCGCAGCATGACAGTGGCGGCGATCATCCCCGCCATCTCGGCGTCGGTCTTCGCCGACGCGCTCCACGGCCTCGAAGAGGTGCTCTCGCCCGCGGGGTACCAGCTGTTCATCGGCTCCACCGACTACCGGCCGGGGCACGAGGAGGAGCTCGTGCGGGCCTTCCTCGGCCGCCGCCCCGACGGCATCTTCATCGTCGGCACCGACCACTCGCCGAACGCCACCCACCTGCTGCGCGAGTCGAAGGTGCCCGTGGTCGAGGCCTGGGACCTCTCCGACGACCCCATCGACAGCGTCGTCGGCTTCTCGAACAGCGAGTCGATCGCCGCCCTTGTGCGCTTCGCCGTGGAGCGGGGCTACCGGCACCCGACCTTCGCCGGCTCGTTCCAGACCGGCGACTTCCGAGCCCTCGCCCGGCGCACCTCGTTCGAGGAGAGCGTGCGCAAGGAGTTCCCGGGCGAAACGGTGCGCGTCGTCGACTCGGGCACCGCGACAGTCGACTTCGAGACCGGCCGTCGGTTGCTCGACGAGACGTTGCGCGCGCATCCGGAGACCGACGTGCTCATGTTCGCGAGCGACGTGTTCGCCGCCGGTGCGGTGCTGGAGTGCGCGCGCCGGGGTATCTCGCTGCCGGGCGACATCGCCATCACCGGGTTCGGTGACTTCGAGATCGGGCGGCACCTCGTGCCCACGCTCACCACGGTGGCCGTGCCGAACCGTCAGATCGGCACGGTGGCGGGAGAGCTGCTGCTCGCCCGGATGACCCACCGCACCGTCGACACCGCCGAGATCGACCTCGGCTACTCCGTGGTCGCGCGCGAGAGCGCCTGA